DNA from Biomphalaria glabrata chromosome 14, xgBioGlab47.1, whole genome shotgun sequence:
TATGATTCAACATCCATGGATTGTCCTGTGAATGTGGGGTAGGCTACAAcaattttaagtttatttcaGAATCAAAAGTACCAGACAAAGATTGCAAATATAAACTGGGTTTTTTTATTTGCTGTTACAGGTCGACTGGCAATGATGAGATGTGTAATTTCTACATCGTGTTTTACACAGACAGCTCTGTGCAGGAGCCTTATGGAGAATGTTTAGGTAATTCAGAACCAGATTTAACTGGCAACAACTTCCCAGCTGATGTGAGTTTTCCATTACCGCCAAACCCTGCCCTTGAAGAAGAAGCCAAGGGTGTTCACAACCATCATGGTGGCATGGCAGGCGGAAACAATGGTGAGTTTTTATGATGTAGTGATTATTAATTAGTTACTCTATTTATACTGCACAGACCAGAAAACATATGAAGAATCGCGCTACTCTTGTTATTTAGATTCTTCTCAGGAGTGATCCAGTAGTCCATTTATTGATTTGCTATATTAATGCATTCATGGGCAAATTTGAATTATTGCTATAgccatttaataataatgtagtttactaaaaaagaaaaaaaaaaaagtggcttcTTAATGTATCAtactatattttacatttgtaaataaCTTTCTTTTGTACCATACAATATTACGCTAACAAGTGCAACTTTAAAAATCACTCTGATTAATAATGATCTACAGAAAGTGACTATTAGCTTGTAAGTAAATTAGATTtcatgaaaaacaaataaattcctaAGTGTATGAAACTTTTATGAAACTTGAAGTATGTCAGGTAATTGTTTTGGTAATAGCTCTTAAATGTTCGTTAGTATGCATTGGACTGTATCCGTTGGGCTAAGGACTGGATCTAAAGGTTCTAGAACAATTCCAGAAGATTCAAATTATTACCTGAAACAGAAATTTggatttaaaacttttaagCTGGTTTCTTGAACTACCCACCTTGATGTTATCAAGATCACTGTATCCTACAATGAGAAACAAGCCAcacaatacatatatacattgtcaaactgtagattaaaccaatcattttacatttttcttattgattGACTACTTTATCTTGAGAGTCTTTTATATGAGTATGTTTTGAAATAGTTGTGATTTTGTTGTATTCAATCTCCAATCTGTGTAAGCTCTGCTCTAAGACACAGTTCTGATGGAAGCTCTGCTCTAAAACACAGTTCTAATGGAAGCTCTGCTCTAAGACACAGGTTCTGATGGAAGAAAGTGAGAAAGACAAAATAAGATGGGAAGGAACATCTTGGACTGACTTGTGTTTTATTGAGTACTTGAAAATAGTATAGGATTGAAACAGATAACATGAAGATGTGAAAAAGTTAACATTGGTGCCCCAATGCTGCCCTCCGTCATGTGGATATAGGATAAATGAAGAATgtgttatttacatttaaaagtgGGATGGTCTTATGGATCTTTTCCTTTAtcaattatttcctttatcaAGAAGCTATTTGAAATATTTCCGGTTGATGTAAATGctacaagaaaaatattctgTCAGGGAACCAGGTTTAaccaaacaaaatgttgaactGCTTTGGACAATAAGCTATTCAGGAGAAAAATCACTGTTTGAACATGAATACACTGTCAGGTCTTTGTTGAATGCAATTACTGAATTATTATGAATGTATTAATGTGTCTAGAAATTACAGTAATTTTGAATTACAAATGTGtgttatatatattactttgtAACTTGTAATATTTTCGGCCCAAGTTCAGCTTGACAGTCACACCATACACACTCTgttatacataaattaataaacgagctcaacaacaacagcaaaaaaactgttattcaatggataccagctcacatacaactagcaggaaatgagaaagctgacacactcgccaaaagtgggagaacaaactcacaagtaaactctgcacgctatccagaagaaatgaagaaattaaatgtagataaaataaatgagaaatggacgagctcccatccaaattacaagaaagatgacgcttactttaagctatcccgacaagaccaacgtctagtctttcgactcaggaccggacacaacagaatgcgacaacacatgttccagaagctcaaaattggaaccagtgaaatctgcccatgtggagtatcaccagaaaatgccaaccacgtcctccaaaactgctctctctaccaagaggcccgtataagacattggccccaaatcaccccaatagaaagaaaactatatggagagctccatgatttggaaaccactgcgcagttcatctcatgtattggtctagtcatatgaacactccaacataacagaagaaataaacgaggtgtatgatgatttaaataaaattatgaatttaatctaatgatatatttacaaatgataatGACATCTGATCTATGAaatgataaataaatgtaaGTGCATATAATATGATATGAAAATTCACCTTAATTATATGGTTCAGTACAATAGTCCACATAGACTTTCAAGACAACGACTGGTAATCCCCGTAGATCTAGCTTCTGGCTCAGATACTGTTCACCGAggactatttataaaaaattcaTAGTTCACACTGTACCACCAGGTCTTGAGATAACGACCCGCAGTCTGGAATCTGGAACCTCAGACTCGTGAAAAACATACCTGAATGTCAGACAGACTAACCGAGATGAAGACCTCTGTCCTGTAGACTAAAGCTGAAATCTCAATATTGAAAAATTGAGACTGGAACTGAGATGACACTGAGACTggcactgagtctaacactgagacttgacactgagtctatcACTGAGATTTGAAACTGAGTCTTGACACTAAAACTAAGACcctatagaaaaacaaaagaaaagattcTTCTAATCTTCTAGTCTATTTATAGAATTACAAATAGATCGAATCCAAATAGTAATAACTATACAATGGGAAAataaactcaccctaaacaggggtcaagataatcctttaagaatagatctatatccaaGGCAAATGCTAAGGCTGTCCAGTAACATAAGCACAAggagaaattcaagagctcCCCAAAATACAACGTGTCTCTACAGTACAAGATGGAAAGAATGAAACAGACGATCTATGACGAAAGTCATATGCGCACTCTTTCTACGTCACAAGAAATAATGACAAGCAACAATGGGATATCATTCCACTGCACAAAAACTAATTATTGCAAATGACATCATCGTCTAGTGATGAACGCGGCGCTAAGCAACCAATTCAGTAGGTGCGACATACACCATCCTTATTTTTCAGGAATCAAATCTTATCAACCccatattgtaaaatgttttacatgtttcggatgttccttcagagttgaagataattacttcctagtccaaacctcccgcaggacgacgggggatgggagcggacagggtttgaacccgggaccatcgataaatctgaacgacagtccagcgtgcaaaccgcacgaccaggcagccatccatattgTCCAGTCTAGTTCATTTATTCATTACATCCAAATCTTATCAGTCATCATAGTGACAGCCCTGTACAGTTGATGAATACACCTTGGTTTATTTAGTTGAATTGAGTTGAAACATTAGTAAAAAATCACATTGTAAATGCAAACTTCATGTGCGAAAACTAGTTGGTGTGCGCAGCGGAAGAATACCCAGTGATGCAGCTGTGCATCACCCCAGTCGCTTTGTTGGCAACTTTGGCTTGCTGCTTTGTCAGTCTCTCTATCATGTGTGTGTTTTGATTTTGATAACCTTTTGCTCATTAATATGACTCCCAAGGTTACAGCCAACTCTTCTGATGTCTGTGCCCTCTACTTTAGCTGCCTCTCCAGATTCACCTACCCCAGTATCTTCAGCTACTTCCTCCTCTTAATAAGTCagtcccttcttttttttttttattgctgtttcatttcattactaaatgtatatattttcttAATGTGTTTTTTGATAATTATGTGGGATACTCTGTTAGGATTGGTTTTAGGATAGGATAAGTTCTTATTGTATTTACATACAGTGGGTATGCATTTTCCAACTTTACACCGAAAATTGTTTTACGACACAATGGATCAATGTCGAAACTCTAGAACCCCCTTGTATATTGCTAAAAGACaactactttctttttctatttctcttttttaaggaaaatttttttttaaaaataaaaactaattgaAAAAAGGAATAACAATTGAATAGTAACAATGACGCATGCTCAGGAATATTATGATGAATATGCTGCCAATGATATGAGAGAGAAAGGAATGTATGGAACTGCCACCTCTAGCGAGGAAGGACTCAGTCGGAACAGGAACAAGGGTTTTGAAGCCATCAGTCAACAGCTAGAGCATTTCCCTCGCAAGAACGCAGCTGGTCGGATCAATCAATCCCAGCGTTTGGATCAGAATCAAGGGAAACAGCCTCTGTCAGAGAACACAAATCATGCCTCAATCAACAGACAAAACAGTGAGCTCAGAAAACTCCCTAACTCAGTTAGAGCTATAGAAGTTGGTCAGTCAGAAGCAGTCCATAAACCACATAGTTGTGAGTGATTTAGAAGTTGTGTTCACCTCAACATTATCttgtacctttttttgttattgtggCCTGCACTATGTATGTTGTCATTGTGTGTTGACTATGTTCCCACAGCTGTAAGTGGCATGAGTAAGCAGCTGCAGTGTGCTCACACATTTATGTTTGCTGTATGTATAATGTAACTTACAcaatatgtgttgttgttttattctaaGCTTTATATGAGTGTAGCACAccaatagatctagttttttagTAAATGCATGGCAATAATAGCCACACTGCAAAGTGAATATTGTGGTTAAAAATTAAACTGGaaatatttgtctttttaaCTTGTATAATAATGAGAATATGTAGTGATATGTTGACCCTTAAGAATGCTAATAACATATCTGAAAATAAAAGATTGCCCTTTGTTAGTCTACATTCAGAGGACATACATGTGTATAGTTTTAAGCTGCAACATAAATTCACTGAGTTATTTTTcttcaaataattatttcaattaaaGTATAAATTCAGTTATTCCTTATAGTTTATatcatctacatttttttttagattcatacATGCAGAGCATATTTCTAACACTGTTTATTTGTTATGTAGTAAATCTTTTCAAACCTTTAGCTGCTTGTATGATTAAGTTCTTGGACTCCATCTGTAAACAAATGTGCATTAAGCTTTTTGAAGATAATCGAAAGCTAAAGATTTGCTGTTTACCATCCACACATATCTCAAGGCATCTTTCTGCTATTCTAGCATACACTGATAGTGAACTTTATAGACATTCTGTATCAGCTAGTTCTTGTAAGACATtggtgaaagaaaaaataacatgCAAGATTTCATTTACCTTGTATAAAacagaaacataattttttcaaatgtgAAATATAGATTAAATAATGTTTGAACACATTACAATGGTTTACTGTGATATTAAATTAGCTAACTCATTGTGATATACTTTGAttcaatacatatataatataaatgatTGGATCAATCATTTGTGAACTGAAACCCTAATATTAATTTGTTGCCATTCGCCATTGCTGCATAGAAGGAAAATGAGTACTGACATGCATTtgaatagcttaattttgttttccttagtGTCCTGCTTCAAAATGTGTTTGGAATAATATGTAGATTGGTGTGGTATTAGTTATATTCATAATTATCATTAGCTGGTAACTTGATGATAGACTAAGGCAGATAGTTTGTACACacttttcctataaatttaagTCCAACTTTAAGACCCTGTGATTTACTTCCTTTAGATATGTTACATGTACCTTTGTCAGTGTTATTAGCTTATGACTCtggtgtctctctctctctcttattatagaaatattaaaaactCACATGAGTTCTCCTTTATCTTTTGCTTTTGTAGTGTGATACATTTGTTTACTTTCTACATGTATTTTGTTTGGAGAGTGGATGTTTAACTTAATCCTTAGTCATGCAatcttgtaaacaaaaaatatttagcacATGTTGTATGTAGAAGCTGCATAGTTGTGATCCTGTTGTGTAGATTTGTTAATTGCACAAGCAATAGAACTTTTGGAATGATATTTGTTTACTGTTTTCATTTTTGTGATTTCCTTATATCATACCTTaacatagaatttaaaaaaaaaaagaaaattaagtaaataaaaaattaggatgcagtaaatgtttaaagttacAAAACTTCATCAGATAATGGTAATAAGACaaaatatcatttaaaatatagtaaagtaaaaagttgagttcccctttcagacctttgatctatagggcagatggtgttaaggtcatttaatataaaaatggaataaaaaaaaaaaccacttgcACTTTTGGTAGATAATAGATATAATGGATTATATTAGCTATTTAACTCGTTTCTTTTTAACTCATTCTGTTCTTCAGATGTTCATTTGGAGAAACCTATATTCAATTCATCATGGATAGAAGAGTCTATTACATTTGGTTAGGTGTGGCTATTGACACAAGTGGCTCTAGAAAATGGACTGCACAGTAAGTGTTGGAACCTGATCGTCTTTTCTTCCTGTCACAGATCTATAATGATCACATCAAGAGCTAAATTAaagatttctttattttaatggGAGTCCtctattctttaaaataaaaaaataaaaaaaaagagagtaatGCAAAACTGGTTTGTAGGCTTAACCTCTAAATCAAAGTTATACAGAGAAAAAGGggggaaataattaatttgACTATAATGCAAAACTGGTTTGTAGGCTTAACCTCTAAATCAAAGTTATACAGAGAAAAAGGggggaaataattaatttgACTGAGCTATTTGTTaaggattaactctttctctccataattatttaccacattctggtggaatcaacgctggtatcgtcagttagaagagaaagagttaaggagtaCAGGTGCAaggtttcttttaaataattttttataggAATGGAATATATCATCCCATTTTTCTCAACTGAGGACAAGTCtctttagaactagatctagattatatctaggTAGTATTTAATGATCCAAATTGaactaaaagtattttaatgatagttattcatattttcacaaaacttaATATCTAAcacttaaaatatataaaacatttaaattaattgtcTTGAGGTCACTATCCAAAATAATCACCCTATgaaaaattaatatagaaaaaaaaaattttttttgtttactctttaaaaaccttttttttttttggtaaatgcatgttgaaaatgaaatgaatcTATATTTTTTCCTAAAGGAAACTTTtaaagtgggaagcgtggtcgagaggttaagggctcttgaacttggcttggcttggctaccaatcaaggaggctcgaggttcgacatccgacttaggcagagttgtgtttattgagcgcctaaaggcagcacagaaaaaccttctcctagataccccctcctcccccacaactgagattggaccaaagcgctcagagcatgctataagcatgaaagtagcgctatataaaagccataatttaatttaattctaagcaattaaaaacattttggaaggaaagaaaacaaaacaactgactTTTTAAGCTTCGACGAGAATATCATCATTAGGCTGCAGAATAGGGAAAAATCAACAATGGTATCCTtgattaagagagaaagagttaaaacaaatgATTAACAAAGGGAATATGTATGAGACTAATCAGATATTAAAGAAACATCACAGATTTGaaaatttgccttttttttaaatattgtaaactTTGTTTCAATAGTCTGAATGAGCGACTGCAACCCAACTTGTATTATTTTCAGGTATTTTATGCCTCATGGTATTACAGCAGACCATCAAGGCACTATTTGGTTAACAGATGTAGCAATGCATCAGGtgaaacatttctttgttgttcttCTCAACATGTGTTAAACAAATTGAATTGATCTTATTGACAAcataaaagctttaaaaaaaaaacacaagaattcTAACACTGAATATTATAGCACTTGATAGCAGatgaaaaaatgtaacaaaataattaatttgttttagttatgtaaGATTGATTTCCTTCActactgtactttttttttggtctacaaattaatataattttgtttctctttaggttTTTAAAACATCACCAGGTCAGACTGAACCAAAAATGACACTAGGACAGAAGTTCCAGCATGGTGAAGATACAAATCTTTTTTGTAAACCTACTGATGTAGCTGTTCTTATGTCTGGAGAGTTTTTTTGTATCTGATGGGTAATACTAGGCTTTGcaattaattgttattatataTTGTGTCAGCAAATATTGCTTTAAATAAATGAGTCCATTGATACTAATTAGGcattaaaaaagtatatttaaatttgtattttgaattatgtaaaaataatcaaatcttgATTGTTTTATTACAAACCTACTTTTTGTAAAACAGGTACTGTAAGAGCAGAGTTCTGAAATTTTCCAAAGATGGAACTTTTTTGATGTCCTTTGGGAAAAGAAACGTTCAGTTTGGTGCAGGTAACTTCCTAAATATATATCTGATTCTTAGTTTGATGTGCATGATTTTCAAGTCATGTTTCAtgataacaatttaaaataatatctgaGTTCTTAGTTTGATGTGCCTAATTCTCAAGTCATGTTTTgttataacaattttaaaaactcttttgtctTTAGTTCCTCCTGTTGTGACATTTGACATCCCTCATAACATCACTGTGTCAGAGGAGCATCATTTGGTTTGTGTGGCTGACAGAGAGAATAATCGCATACAATGTTCTGATCTGGATGGAAATTTCAAGCAGGTCATCAAACGCCCAGAATTTGGTCCACGGCTGTTCGCTTTAGAATATTGTCCTGCACATGGTATGTATGGGCTATGTGTCTGTAGAAATAGGTTTGGTTACCTTCTGTTCATTATTTGTAAAACTATATGTGCTTTGTATATGAACAGTTAGATTAGCTTTGTTTATTTCATATAAAGCTCAAATACTCTTTCCACTAACTATACCACTAgatataaaactataaaaccaGATACCATATGAATTGTATTCAATAGCCACATTTTGTGGTATGCACTTCGAACTCATCAggattgttttgagtttgaacactgccatcccctgttatcctgcaggaggtttgggttagAACGTAGTTATGTTtagttctgaaggaacatccagaacttaaaaaaaaaaagcaaaataaagattttaagctAAATAAATTAGGTTATATAAATGTGCTTAGCTTGGTAGGTTTTTCCCCTTATCAGCGTTTTATAAAGTTCAAACTATGTTTCTACTGtttcttcattattttgtaaacaaagaaaaatgttacaATATCACCATCAATATTTTATTGTAGATTTTGGTCAGTAGTTTGCTGCATTGTCAAACAGctcattttttgttctataggaggtTTACTGTATGCTGTGAATGGTCCTGCTTTTGAGATTTGTTGGAAATGTGGAATGTACCAGATGTAAGGTTCTATTTCATGTGACAACAAAACTCAGCTTGGTTTAACTACAAATAGCTAATCTCTCTGTTTCATTGTATCATAATTTATCAaagttatgttttatttacttattcttattcaacttttacaaagtaaaaatgttatgaatgaaaaaaaatgtattttttgtaaatttagttaCAGTTATATTGAATAGAATTATTTATGTTAGCAACTTTTGAATGCATcacataattttaatttgacaAAGAAACTGAAAATCATTTCAATTAAAGATTGTTGACTGTTGTTTCACCTCAGATGAATTGATTACATTTTAAGAGGTTAtcagatatttatatttatgacatACAATCTTTTGGCTATGTTatgagttgtttttgtttttattttctacatgtTTAGGGTATAAAGTTCTAGTGCATACATACGTAGATTTCAACCcacatttttttagttcttacttatgtatttatgtatttacatacATGTACTAAGAactaatgtctttttttattaaaatcatttgTATCATGAAATATTCCACTTGATCTTTGGCAACtgcatttaatttatgtaatttttttatttctttctggaaATGATCTGCTGTTTGAATATTTTAGTTTCAGCTCAAGGGCTGtgataaaagtttaaaaaaaaataatttttttgattaTACACTGTCGCCTGAAATTACAACTTAATCATTTTTTGTGTGATCTTTATGTATTTGaaccaatttttgttttaaattagcaCAAGTTAAATCTGTTGATCAGAATTTTTTTCCTCGGtaatagttatatttatacTCAAACCCATTTGATGTTACTTCTGCAAAGATTTATAGACACTCAGAGGAAATGATAGCATGGTAGACACAGCTAGACTTTTAAGGCAGAGTTTTGgaattcaaactaaaattttaaaataaatcaaaaacattgataaacaaGCTGTTTACTGCTAGTTCAGTGAATCAATCCATTGTCTGCCTTTGCTTTAATCTTTTGTTCTTGATTTCTATGCTGCACTGTGTCaatgttaactttttaaagCAGTTCTATTAATCTCTTTCAAATACTATTTGCTTATACTAATCATAATGTAAGATTAAATGGGTTTGATATTTGTTTCAACTGGTGATGGTCCCCCTAAAGTATTGTATTAGTACTTCAAAACTTACTTATGTACAGTTTTATTAAGCCCGAgcctttattttttacttttattttttaggcTGTTGAAGgtttatcaatttatttatttttttatctggtGGAGACATttaaccattttgtttttgacacaaaaaaaaaattcaacttgtctgttgtgaaaaatgaaatcaaaagtgAATGATCACCTAGTCTTTGAGAGTTCAAAATATTTGTACTACTTTATTGATGTCATGTACTCACATAATATTTGTGTGTTAGTGTTGGTCTTAACATGTTGATGTTTTGTGATATCTATATCAACATTGTCTCTTGTTGGTGGGGTATGCAAGACATTGGTTCTATGCTGTTGGTAAACATTTCTCATCCTTCATTGACTTCCAATGTACTCCACCTTGCACTTAGAGTGTTTTATGGAGTGCTAGAAATCTAAAACTTATCCCAGTCATAATAGAAgtttatagattttttaaactaaccaCATTCAGAgcatttcatttttactttgctctttttttttattgtgtatgtTCTTAATTGTAATCAACATCTGACAGTGCtacataatgttttatttattgactgAACATAATgcttaatttgattttaatgtGGCTAAGATTCAAGAAACATGTTTACAAGTTTATTGCTAAAAACACCTGGTGCAGAGTCAATGTATAATGAATCTCTGAAATGAAATGGGACTAACAATGACTTTCAAAATAGTGATGTCATTTGTTTCTCAAATGTTAGTAGCATAGAAAACATGGACTGTGTGGTCTATTTATCTTAATGTGTGTTTGATGTATTGTAAGTGATCATATGTAACAGTTATgggtatagagaataaaatacaaaatatttaactcattatgttgtttcatttttcttaaatagATGACCAGACTAGAATTAATCCACCATTATGAAACTGCCAATCATACCTGCTTAAGCACAATTTAAGTTCCCTCAGACTGACTTTATTAAAGCTAAtcttgagataaaaaaaacaacaaaaaaacttgatCATTTAgcttgaaaaataataataaggctagtcttcgagtccgaagatcagtgaggaatgcagtatttcacgtggctgcgtagtcccagctgtgacctacatattttgccacatccagggcaagcataaccattgtccgcaggtggtcgatttagattttcttttcgccgtctgttctcgacagcagattttcttttggttttaaaatgtgtatcccgcggccttcgtaagtgacctccagctgtctcgttctgaggccgcatgcaaccagtgCTCTCAtctgtcagccaaggaaagttgacgcctaagctggtctttggaGCGTTTCCGCGGGGGAAAAAAATGGGGGTGGggaggatttagatctagttgcgccataaatctagaatctagactatatgTAAGAAGAATAGAACTACAGAAAACTGAAAAATATCCTTGGTAACTGATAATTTAGTTTATTTGATTTCGTGGCTtttcaaaaaaaacttttttaagcttACGTACAGTCAActcatttgttttgaaatcaCGGAAATGGCAACACTCAATGTTTGTCGTAGAAATTGAGGGAAAATTGATAGATTTCAAATTCCCATATTGATATTAGATCTTATatatcaagtctagatctagatgattctGTTGATTCTCTTGCAATTGAAATTAGTAaacagattctagatctaactgaCGATTATCACATTCATGATTACCGATTTCGGTAAcctaaaatttttataaatagttaaaaatactttaaatttttaattttaaatgaatctggtactactagatctacttaactagtactactagatctagtagatctagagtctaagaGTGCTACTAATAGTACTACTACACACTGAGTACTACTcggagtactagatctagtactagctCAAGATCAAGAGACTCAAGACGTCAAGAGTTAGTCTAGAACTAAGAAATAAAGAATACTTATACTAATGAGTTATACTAGAGACAGAGACTAGAGAGTAAGAGAGAtgtctagagctagatctagaacttataGTTTAAGTAATAAGTTATAGAAGATGATATTGATATCTAATCTTAGATATTACCCAAATAACTAAGTAGTactacttactagatctagtactgtgAGTgagtagtagtactactactagccTCATACTCATaatcatattaaatattactagtCTCAAGTCTGGTCTAGTTGTAGAAATCAGGGTTCATAGCGCTCCtaaaaactcctaaaatctcctaaaaaatgaaaagtctccaaaaatcctaaaattctcctaaaaattgcTGAAAGTCTCCAaaaattttgtccactctcctaaaatttttaccctatttattgttaccactaaagacgcgctagatctagtctgtagtgactattgtctataattagagcaattaccagactaatttgtaggctacacccctccgtgccctccctcacctaaaatcttcttgtaAGTGTAATagtgacttcgcgtggaaagtcggttaatcttctagatctagctagtatctagtaatagtatttAGATTCagatctaagttagatctagt
Protein-coding regions in this window:
- the LOC106071792 gene encoding peptidyl-glycine alpha-amidating monooxygenase A-like, whose translation is MDCPVNVGSTGNDEMCNFYIVFYTDSSVQEPYGECLGNSEPDLTGNNFPADVSFPLPPNPALEEEAKGVHNHHGGMAGGNNGKFFFKNKN